In Streptomyces ambofaciens ATCC 23877, a single genomic region encodes these proteins:
- a CDS encoding universal stress protein: MSTTLPVIAAVDGSDDSLRALDWAFDAAHRHEAPLRVVHVRQYAAWAQAEVLVAGPPDTGDDPLLDQARAHLQGRAYAVATEYVGMEGVPGAVLPELGVDAQLLVLGSRGRGGFASLLLGSNGMAAARDAECPVVVVPRPGREVHGEPPAEPGPRVVVGLHVDSPDDATLSFAFAEAELRGARLQVVAAHPWPVQSWAAAGQAMPLVIDEVSIESETRVLADGFLAPYRGRHPDVRAETYVVPGDAAGHLVAASRDADLVVVGRHRRRLLAPARMMGSVTHAVLLHAAAPVAVVPPAPPEE; encoded by the coding sequence ATGAGCACCACCCTGCCGGTCATCGCGGCGGTCGACGGCTCGGACGACAGCCTGCGCGCCCTGGACTGGGCATTCGACGCCGCCCACCGGCACGAGGCACCCCTGCGGGTGGTCCACGTGCGTCAGTACGCCGCCTGGGCGCAGGCCGAGGTCCTGGTCGCGGGTCCACCGGACACCGGCGACGACCCGCTGCTCGACCAGGCCCGCGCGCACCTTCAGGGGCGGGCCTACGCGGTGGCGACGGAGTACGTCGGCATGGAGGGCGTGCCGGGTGCCGTGCTGCCGGAGCTGGGTGTGGACGCCCAGCTGCTGGTTCTCGGCTCCCGGGGCCGCGGCGGCTTCGCCAGTCTGCTCCTCGGTTCCAACGGCATGGCCGCCGCCCGCGACGCCGAGTGCCCCGTCGTGGTGGTGCCCCGCCCCGGGCGCGAGGTCCACGGGGAGCCGCCCGCCGAACCCGGCCCCCGGGTGGTCGTCGGCCTGCACGTGGACAGTCCCGACGACGCCACGCTGTCCTTCGCCTTCGCCGAGGCGGAGCTGCGCGGCGCCCGCCTCCAGGTGGTCGCCGCCCACCCGTGGCCGGTGCAGAGCTGGGCCGCGGCGGGCCAGGCGATGCCGCTGGTGATCGACGAGGTGTCCATCGAGAGCGAGACCCGGGTCCTGGCCGACGGCTTCCTCGCCCCCTACCGGGGGCGCCACCCCGACGTCCGGGCCGAGACGTACGTCGTGCCCGGCGACGCGGCCGGGCACCTCGTCGCCGCCTCGCGCGACGCCGACCTGGTCGTCGTCGGCCGTCACCGCCGGCGCCTGCTGGCCCCCGCCCGCATGATGGGCTCCGTCACCCACGCCGTCCTGCTGCACGCGGCCGCCCCGGTCGCGGTGGTGCCGCCGGCCCCTCCGGAGGAGTGA
- a CDS encoding DUF397 domain-containing protein — protein MAESTTQQRPLMGWDKPELDLSNAQWQSSSRGLGDVQIAFVEGFIAMRNSGSPQSPSLIFTPAEWGAFVSGAREGEFDLT, from the coding sequence GTGGCCGAGAGCACCACCCAACAACGCCCGCTCATGGGCTGGGACAAGCCGGAGCTGGATCTCAGCAACGCGCAGTGGCAGTCCAGCAGCCGAGGCCTGGGAGATGTCCAGATCGCCTTTGTCGAGGGGTTCATCGCCATGCGGAACAGCGGTAGCCCGCAGAGCCCCTCCCTGATCTTCACCCCCGCGGAATGGGGCGCGTTCGTGTCAGGAGCGCGGGAGGGGGAGTTCGACCTCACGTGA
- a CDS encoding acyl-CoA synthetase, translated as MTLTPGHGSTVDGVLRRSARRTPARVAVEYRDRSWTYDELDTAVSRAASVLLAEGAAPGDRVGAYGHNSDAYLIALLACARAGLVHVPVNQNLTGDDLAYIVDQSGSTLVLADPDLTDRLPDGVRTLPLRDTDDSLLARLAAAPVYDGPEPDGEDLVQLLYTSGTTALPKGAMMTHRALVHEYLSAITALDLGAGDRPAHALPLYHSAQMHVFLLPYLAIGATNIVLDAPDGDRILDLIESGRVDSLFAPPTVWIGLAGRADFATRDLGGLHKAYYGASIMPVPVLERLRERLPGLAFYNCFGQSEIGPLATVLGPDEHEGRMDSCGRPVLFVDARVVDEDGKDAPDGTPGEIVYRSPQLCQGYWDKPEETEAAFRDGWFHSGDLAVRDADGYFTIVDRVKDVINSGGVLVASRQVEDALYTHEAVAEAAVIGLPDERWIEAVTAIVVPRGEVTEDELIAHARERLTAFKAPKRVRFVDALPRNASGKILKRELRDRFAGP; from the coding sequence ATGACGCTGACGCCCGGACACGGCAGCACGGTCGACGGGGTGCTGCGCCGCAGCGCCCGGCGCACTCCGGCCCGCGTCGCGGTGGAGTACCGCGACCGCTCCTGGACGTACGACGAGCTCGACACCGCCGTCTCCCGCGCGGCGAGCGTCCTGCTGGCCGAGGGGGCGGCCCCCGGCGACCGGGTCGGCGCCTACGGGCACAACTCCGACGCCTACCTGATCGCCCTCCTCGCCTGCGCCCGCGCGGGCCTGGTGCACGTCCCGGTCAACCAGAACCTCACCGGCGACGACCTCGCCTACATCGTGGACCAGTCCGGCAGCACGCTGGTCCTCGCCGACCCGGACCTCACGGACCGGCTCCCCGACGGCGTCCGCACGCTCCCGCTGCGCGACACGGACGACTCACTGCTCGCCCGGCTGGCCGCGGCACCCGTGTACGACGGTCCCGAGCCGGACGGCGAGGACCTGGTCCAGCTGCTCTACACCTCGGGCACCACCGCGCTGCCCAAGGGCGCGATGATGACCCACCGGGCGCTCGTGCACGAGTACCTGAGCGCCATCACCGCCCTCGACCTCGGCGCCGGCGACCGCCCGGCGCACGCGCTGCCCCTCTACCACTCGGCGCAGATGCACGTCTTCCTGCTGCCCTACCTCGCGATCGGCGCGACGAACATCGTCCTCGACGCGCCCGACGGCGACCGGATCCTCGACCTGATCGAGTCCGGCCGCGTGGACAGCCTGTTCGCGCCGCCCACCGTGTGGATCGGCCTCGCGGGCCGCGCCGACTTCGCCACCCGGGACCTCGGCGGCCTGCACAAGGCCTACTACGGGGCGTCGATCATGCCCGTCCCCGTCCTGGAGCGCCTGCGCGAGCGCCTCCCCGGGCTGGCCTTCTACAACTGCTTCGGCCAGAGCGAGATCGGCCCCCTCGCCACCGTCCTCGGCCCGGACGAGCACGAGGGCCGCATGGACTCCTGCGGGCGCCCCGTCCTCTTCGTCGACGCGCGGGTGGTCGACGAGGACGGCAAGGACGCGCCCGACGGCACGCCCGGCGAAATCGTCTACCGCTCACCGCAGTTGTGCCAGGGCTACTGGGACAAGCCCGAGGAGACCGAAGCCGCCTTCCGCGACGGCTGGTTTCACTCCGGCGACCTCGCGGTCCGGGACGCGGACGGCTACTTCACGATCGTCGACCGCGTGAAGGACGTCATCAACTCCGGCGGTGTGCTGGTCGCCTCCCGCCAGGTCGAGGACGCCCTCTACACGCACGAGGCGGTCGCCGAGGCCGCCGTGATCGGACTGCCCGACGAGCGGTGGATCGAGGCCGTCACGGCGATCGTCGTCCCGCGCGGCGAGGTCACGGAGGACGAACTGATCGCCCACGCCCGCGAGAGGCTCACCGCCTTCAAGGCGCCCAAACGGGTGAGGTTCGTGGACGCGCTGCCGCGCAACGCCAGCGGGAAGATCCTCAAGCGGGAGCTGCGCGACCGGTTCGCCGGACCGTGA
- a CDS encoding penicillin acylase family protein has translation MRTRLRRLVVTAVALLTAATTLPGAAADERSAGRHEHPSHGGLSAVIRYTEYGIPHILAEDYANLGFGTGWAQAEDQVCTLADGFVTVRGERSRYFGADAVSDLSLSSAATNLSSDLYFQGVRRSGTVERLLAEPAPRGPSRDSEELMRGFAAGYNAWLEQNRITDPACRGAAWVRPVTSLDVAVRGFALSVLGGQGRAVDGITAARPPAGNAAAAPGPDAESAARAARELFAADGADMGSNAVAFGGRTTADGRGLLLGNPHYPWHGGRRFWQSQQTIPGRLDVAGGSLLGSATVSIGHNAHVAWSHTVATGVPLNLHQLALDPADPTVYLVDGRRERMTKRSVTVPVKDGAPVTRTQWWTRYGPVVTSLGASLPLPWTATAAYALNDPNAANLRASDTALGFGRARGTGDVLDSLRRTQGLPWVNTIAADSRGRTLFTQSQVLPRITDELAGRCSTPLGRATYPSSGVAVLDGSRGDCAPGRDRDAVQPGIFGPARMPTLEDAPYAENSNDSAWLANADRPLTGYERVFGTVGTQRSMRTRGAIEDVAAMAGRGGLTVRDLQRQQFADRVPAGDLAAADAARACAALPGGAATDSKGGAVDVREACGVLARWDRTVDTGSRGALLFDRFWRALTRTVPSDRLWKVPFSPADPVRTPHTLDTAAPGFATALADAVGELRAADIPLDARLGEHQFVVRGGKRIPVGGGTESLGVWNKIEPVWDPAGGGYTEVTTGSSYIQAVGWDGSRCPVARTLLTYSQSADPASRHHADQTRLFSGERWVTSRFCERDIRASPALRVVRVRER, from the coding sequence ATGCGCACCCGCCTGAGACGGCTCGTCGTCACGGCCGTCGCCCTGCTCACCGCGGCGACGACGCTGCCCGGGGCCGCCGCGGACGAACGGTCCGCCGGCCGGCACGAGCATCCGTCCCACGGCGGGCTGTCCGCCGTCATCCGCTACACCGAGTACGGCATTCCACACATCCTCGCCGAGGACTACGCGAACCTGGGCTTCGGCACGGGCTGGGCCCAGGCCGAGGACCAGGTGTGCACGCTGGCCGACGGTTTCGTGACCGTACGCGGCGAGCGCTCCCGGTACTTCGGCGCCGACGCGGTGTCCGACCTCTCGCTCTCCTCGGCCGCCACGAACCTCTCCAGCGACCTGTACTTCCAGGGGGTGCGCCGGTCGGGCACGGTGGAGCGGCTGCTCGCCGAGCCGGCGCCGCGCGGTCCGAGCCGGGACTCCGAGGAGCTGATGCGGGGCTTCGCCGCGGGCTACAACGCCTGGCTGGAGCAGAACCGGATCACCGACCCGGCGTGCCGTGGCGCCGCCTGGGTGCGCCCGGTGACCTCGCTGGACGTGGCCGTGCGCGGTTTCGCCCTCTCCGTGCTCGGCGGTCAGGGACGGGCCGTGGACGGCATCACGGCCGCGCGGCCGCCGGCCGGGAACGCGGCGGCCGCCCCCGGCCCCGACGCGGAATCGGCGGCGCGTGCCGCCCGGGAGCTCTTCGCCGCCGACGGCGCCGACATGGGTTCCAACGCCGTCGCCTTCGGTGGACGCACCACGGCCGACGGCCGCGGGCTGCTGCTCGGCAACCCGCACTACCCGTGGCACGGCGGACGCCGCTTCTGGCAGTCGCAGCAGACGATCCCGGGCCGGCTCGACGTCGCGGGCGGCTCCCTGCTCGGCTCCGCCACGGTGTCCATCGGCCACAACGCGCACGTCGCCTGGAGCCACACCGTCGCCACGGGCGTGCCCCTCAACCTCCACCAACTGGCGCTCGATCCGGCCGACCCGACGGTCTACCTGGTGGACGGCAGACGCGAGCGGATGACGAAACGGTCCGTGACCGTCCCGGTGAAGGACGGCGCACCGGTGACCAGGACCCAGTGGTGGACCCGGTACGGCCCGGTGGTGACCTCGCTCGGCGCCTCGCTGCCCCTGCCGTGGACCGCGACGGCCGCGTACGCGCTGAACGATCCGAACGCCGCCAACCTGCGCGCCTCCGACACCGCGCTCGGCTTCGGCCGGGCCCGCGGCACGGGTGACGTACTGGACTCGCTGCGCCGCACGCAGGGGCTGCCGTGGGTGAACACGATCGCCGCCGACTCGCGGGGCCGCACCCTGTTCACCCAGTCGCAGGTCCTCCCCCGCATCACCGACGAACTGGCCGGGCGCTGTTCCACACCGCTCGGCAGGGCCACCTATCCGTCCTCCGGGGTCGCCGTCCTGGACGGATCGCGCGGCGACTGCGCACCGGGCCGGGACCGGGACGCCGTACAGCCGGGGATCTTCGGTCCGGCGCGGATGCCGACACTCGAGGACGCGCCGTACGCGGAGAACTCCAACGACAGCGCCTGGCTGGCCAACGCGGACCGGCCGCTGACCGGTTACGAGCGGGTCTTCGGCACCGTCGGCACCCAGCGGTCGATGCGGACACGGGGCGCGATCGAGGACGTGGCGGCGATGGCCGGACGGGGCGGGCTGACCGTACGGGACCTTCAGCGGCAGCAGTTCGCCGACCGCGTGCCCGCCGGCGACCTGGCCGCCGCCGACGCGGCACGGGCCTGCGCGGCGCTGCCCGGCGGCGCGGCGACGGACAGTAAGGGCGGTGCGGTGGACGTGCGCGAGGCCTGCGGCGTCCTCGCCCGCTGGGACCGCACCGTCGACACCGGCAGCCGGGGCGCGCTGCTCTTCGACCGGTTCTGGCGGGCCCTCACGAGGACGGTGCCGTCCGATCGGTTGTGGAAGGTGCCGTTCTCGCCCGCGGACCCGGTCCGCACCCCGCACACCCTCGACACCGCCGCGCCCGGCTTCGCCACCGCCCTCGCGGACGCGGTCGGCGAACTGCGGGCGGCGGACATACCGCTCGACGCCCGGCTGGGTGAGCACCAGTTCGTGGTGCGGGGCGGCAAGCGCATCCCCGTGGGCGGCGGCACGGAGTCGCTGGGCGTCTGGAACAAGATCGAGCCCGTCTGGGACCCGGCCGGCGGCGGCTACACCGAGGTGACCACCGGCTCCAGCTACATCCAGGCGGTCGGCTGGGACGGGAGCCGGTGCCCGGTGGCCCGTACGCTCCTGACCTACTCGCAGTCCGCCGACCCCGCCTCCCGGCACCACGCCGACCAGACCCGGCTGTTCTCCGGCGAGCGGTGGGTGACGTCCCGCTTCTGCGAGCGCGACATCCGGGCGTCGCCCGCTCTGCGCGTCGTCCGGGTGCGCGAACGCTGA
- a CDS encoding serine hydrolase domain-containing protein — MAGQATNGFTRRQLGAGAMALGGALAIAPFAAGPAEAAADAGRRPTLRRGTAERAGLLPGHLRRLVTDAETYLGPSPEHPWYAGAVLLAGRGGTVALHEPIGMAVRYRGYDEATDTGVEFPAEQQIPMAEDTVFDLASISKLFTSILAVQQLERGALELEEPVASYLPDFGRAGKQDVTVRQLLTHTSGFRAWIPLYGAPTREEKIELVYDQAPVSPPGTAYLYSDLNLISLQLVLEEVTGRPLDVLLRAEITAPLGLRRTRYNPPASWRPRIAATEDARLPWSGLDRGLVWGEVHDENAFSLGGVAGHAGVFSCAWDLAVLGRALLNGGSYGRERILRPESVELMFTDFNTDFPGDEHGLGFELYQHWYMGAMATPRTAGHTGFTGTSLVLDPTTDSFLVVLGNSVHPVRSWRSGSAPRVAAGTNMARAVPVRPAHGRTAWFSGTASSTTATLTLPALDTSGGGARLGCALWWDVEPGSDTLVLEATTDGGATWTSVPFTTTRRGEEPREHPAGSATGWSGRVWHRLTAALPAARGLTLRWRYTTDRLYVGRGAYVDGLRVEAADGVLFHDARPADAARIAAVGWAASAD; from the coding sequence ATGGCCGGACAGGCGACCAACGGATTCACACGGCGTCAACTGGGCGCCGGTGCCATGGCGCTCGGGGGCGCCCTGGCCATCGCCCCGTTCGCGGCCGGACCGGCCGAGGCCGCTGCGGACGCCGGCCGCCGCCCCACCCTGCGCCGTGGCACGGCCGAGCGCGCCGGACTGCTCCCCGGCCATCTGCGCCGCCTCGTCACCGACGCCGAGACCTACCTCGGCCCCTCCCCCGAGCACCCGTGGTACGCGGGCGCCGTGCTGCTCGCCGGGCGGGGCGGCACGGTGGCGCTGCACGAGCCGATCGGCATGGCGGTGCGCTACCGGGGCTACGACGAAGCGACCGACACCGGCGTCGAGTTCCCCGCGGAACAGCAGATCCCCATGGCCGAGGACACCGTGTTCGACCTCGCGTCGATCTCCAAGCTCTTCACCTCCATCCTCGCCGTCCAGCAGCTGGAGCGGGGCGCCCTGGAGCTGGAGGAGCCGGTCGCCTCGTATCTGCCGGACTTCGGACGGGCCGGCAAGCAGGACGTGACGGTCCGGCAGCTGCTGACGCACACGTCGGGGTTCCGGGCGTGGATCCCGCTGTACGGCGCGCCGACCCGCGAGGAGAAGATCGAGCTCGTCTACGACCAGGCACCGGTCAGCCCGCCCGGCACCGCGTACCTCTATTCGGACCTGAACCTGATCTCCCTCCAGCTGGTGCTGGAGGAGGTCACCGGCCGCCCCCTGGACGTCCTGCTGCGTGCGGAGATCACCGCTCCGCTCGGTCTCCGTCGCACCCGCTACAACCCGCCCGCGTCCTGGAGACCGCGCATCGCCGCCACGGAGGACGCGCGCCTGCCCTGGTCCGGCCTGGACCGGGGGCTGGTGTGGGGCGAGGTGCACGACGAGAACGCCTTCAGCCTCGGCGGCGTCGCCGGGCACGCGGGCGTCTTCTCCTGCGCCTGGGACCTGGCGGTCCTCGGCCGCGCGCTGCTCAACGGCGGCTCCTACGGACGGGAGCGCATCCTGCGGCCGGAGTCGGTGGAGCTGATGTTCACCGACTTCAACACCGACTTCCCGGGGGACGAGCACGGCCTCGGCTTCGAGCTCTACCAGCACTGGTACATGGGCGCGATGGCCACCCCGCGCACGGCGGGGCACACCGGCTTCACCGGTACCTCGCTGGTGCTCGACCCGACCACCGACTCGTTCCTCGTCGTACTGGGCAACTCGGTTCATCCGGTGCGCAGCTGGCGTTCCGGATCGGCTCCCCGGGTCGCGGCCGGCACCAACATGGCGCGGGCGGTGCCGGTGCGTCCCGCGCACGGCCGTACGGCCTGGTTCTCCGGGACGGCGAGTTCCACGACGGCGACGCTGACGCTGCCCGCGCTGGACACGTCCGGCGGCGGGGCGCGGCTGGGCTGCGCGCTGTGGTGGGACGTCGAACCCGGTTCGGACACCCTCGTCCTGGAGGCCACGACGGACGGCGGCGCCACCTGGACGAGCGTCCCGTTCACCACGACGCGCCGCGGCGAGGAGCCGCGGGAGCACCCGGCGGGCTCGGCCACCGGCTGGTCGGGCCGCGTCTGGCACCGGCTGACGGCCGCCCTCCCGGCAGCGCGTGGACTGACGTTGCGCTGGCGGTACACGACCGACCGGCTGTACGTGGGCCGCGGGGCGTACGTCGACGGGTTGCGCGTCGAGGCGGCCGACGGCGTCCTCTTCCACGACGCGCGCCCCGCGGACGCGGCGCGGATCGCGGCGGTGGGATGGGCGGCGTCGGCCGACTAG
- a CDS encoding DUF2795 domain-containing protein has product MADLSPIDLQKALSGADYPADRKSLVDRARKNQADDKVVSRLDGLKEDSFDGPNEVQKAVFNG; this is encoded by the coding sequence ATGGCGGACCTCAGCCCCATAGACCTGCAGAAGGCCCTCAGCGGCGCGGACTACCCGGCCGACCGCAAGTCGCTCGTCGACCGCGCCCGCAAGAACCAGGCGGACGACAAGGTCGTGAGCCGTCTCGACGGCCTGAAGGAGGACAGCTTCGACGGACCGAACGAGGTGCAGAAGGCCGTCTTCAACGGCTAG
- a CDS encoding phytoene desaturase family protein: protein MTPPTPPHAARASHVSHASHAYDAVIVGGGHNGLVAAAYLARAGCSVLVLERLDHTGGAAVSTRPFAGVDARLSRYSYLVSLLPKKIVRDLDLDFRVRGRTVSSYTPVEREGRPTGLLVGGGERRTRESFARLTGSDREHTAWQRFYGMTGRVAQRVFPTLTEPLPTRDELRRRVDDETAWRALFEEPIGVAIEEHFADDLVRGVVLTDALIGTFADAHDPALSQNRCFLYHVIGGGTGAWDVPVGGMGALTDALADAARAAGAVLATGHEAVRIDTDGRAAEVTYRCADGEGVAAARHVLVNASPRELATLTGRTPPPPAEGAQLKVNMLLTRLPALRDPEADPREAFAGTFHIAEGYEQLATAYARAAAGEPPAEPPSEIYCHSLTDPTILGPDLAAKGMHTLTLFGLHTPARLFARDNDAVREELLASTLARLDAHLAEPLAECLAADADGRPCIEARSPLDLERDLRLPGGHIFHREPAWPHTQEGTGPWGVETGQPNVLLCGAGAVRGGGVSGVPGHNAAMAVLTGR, encoded by the coding sequence ATGACCCCGCCCACCCCGCCCCACGCAGCCAGGGCATCCCACGTGTCCCACGCCTCCCACGCCTACGACGCCGTCATCGTCGGCGGCGGCCACAACGGGCTGGTCGCCGCCGCCTACCTGGCCCGCGCCGGCTGCTCCGTGCTCGTGCTGGAACGCCTGGACCACACCGGGGGCGCGGCGGTGTCGACGCGCCCCTTCGCCGGGGTCGACGCGCGGCTGTCGCGCTACTCGTACCTGGTCAGCCTGTTGCCGAAGAAGATCGTGCGAGACCTGGACCTCGACTTCCGGGTGCGGGGGCGCACCGTCTCCTCGTACACGCCCGTCGAGCGGGAGGGCCGGCCCACCGGGCTCCTCGTCGGCGGGGGCGAGCGGCGGACCCGGGAGTCCTTCGCCCGGCTGACGGGTTCGGACCGGGAGCACACGGCCTGGCAGCGGTTCTACGGCATGACCGGCCGCGTCGCCCAGCGGGTCTTCCCGACCCTCACCGAGCCGCTGCCCACCCGGGACGAACTGCGTCGCAGGGTCGACGACGAGACGGCCTGGCGGGCGCTGTTCGAGGAGCCGATCGGTGTCGCGATCGAGGAGCACTTCGCGGACGACCTGGTACGGGGAGTGGTCCTCACCGACGCCCTGATCGGTACCTTCGCCGACGCCCACGACCCCGCCCTCAGCCAGAACCGCTGCTTCCTCTACCACGTGATCGGCGGCGGCACCGGCGCCTGGGACGTACCGGTCGGAGGCATGGGCGCCCTCACCGACGCCCTGGCCGACGCGGCGCGCGCCGCAGGCGCGGTGCTGGCCACCGGGCACGAGGCGGTGCGGATCGACACGGACGGGCGCGCGGCCGAGGTCACCTACCGCTGCGCCGACGGGGAGGGCGTCGCCGCGGCACGCCACGTCCTGGTGAACGCCTCACCGCGGGAACTGGCGACGCTCACGGGACGGACGCCCCCGCCGCCCGCCGAGGGCGCGCAACTCAAGGTGAACATGCTGCTGACGCGGCTGCCCGCACTGCGCGACCCCGAGGCCGACCCGCGCGAGGCCTTCGCCGGGACCTTCCACATCGCGGAGGGCTACGAACAACTGGCGACCGCGTACGCCCGCGCCGCGGCCGGCGAGCCGCCCGCCGAACCGCCCTCCGAGATCTACTGCCACTCGCTGACCGACCCCACCATCCTCGGACCCGACCTGGCCGCGAAGGGCATGCACACGCTGACCCTGTTCGGTCTGCACACGCCGGCCCGGCTCTTCGCCCGCGACAACGACGCGGTCCGCGAGGAGCTCCTCGCGTCCACCCTCGCCCGACTCGACGCCCACCTGGCCGAGCCCCTCGCGGAGTGCCTGGCGGCCGACGCCGACGGGCGGCCCTGCATCGAGGCCCGGTCGCCGCTCGACCTGGAGCGCGACCTGCGCCTACCCGGCGGCCACATCTTCCACCGCGAGCCGGCCTGGCCGCACACCCAGGAGGGCACCGGTCCCTGGGGCGTCGAGACGGGGCAACCGAACGTCCTGCTGTGCGGAGCGGGCGCGGTCCGCGGGGGAGGGGTCAGCGGGGTGCCGGGGCACAACGCGGCGATGGCCGTGCTGACCGGACGGTGA
- a CDS encoding serine/threonine-protein kinase, with translation MGDSTLIQGRYRLLERIGRGGMGEVWRARDESLGRRVAVKCLKPLGTHHDHSFTRVLRERFRREARVAAALQHRGVTVVHDFGESDGVLFLVMELLEGRDLSRLLEDAKHHPLPVPDVVDIAEQVASALAYTHDQGIVHRDLKPANIVRLADGTVKICDFGIARLGHDVGFTARLTGTGIAMGTPHYMSPEQIGGDEVDRRSDLYSLGCVLYEIATGVPPFDLDDAWAVLVGHRDTAPEPPRTHRAELPGYLDRIILDLLAKRPEERPDDARELGRRIAAGRTAPGFVPAGAVPRSRTPRPTGGRAALPLWTHGMTTGHKATGTGPRSTPPDPAAGLSGEWVARPDDGIAPAPGERPGPAPTTAGALAQRHHAGLSLGRLGRWAEAGEVHRAVACERERLLGPDHPDTLASRYEAAFTLSRTGHAADALRAYKRVAEARIRVLGADHADTLAVRQEMAYVLGRLGRHADAHQVYTSVLAARERVMGPDHPDTLRCRHNLAFNLGRLGRPEDAHRMAREVAAARARVLGPDHPDTLVTRFEVAYELGRLDRWQEALSTYREVAEARASALGPDHPDTFAARHEIGISLGRLGRSAEALALYETLIGDRTRAQGPEHPETLRARHGLGVNLGRLGRWEEALVESREVCALRERVLGPDHPDTLVSRREVAVGLGWLGRWSAALTEYRRVARAREGVLGPDHPDTLAARDDEAHCLEQLGRGAEAVELYRRVAVQRRAEAH, from the coding sequence ATGGGGGACAGCACGCTGATCCAGGGCCGGTACCGGCTGCTGGAGCGGATCGGGCGCGGCGGTATGGGCGAGGTGTGGCGGGCACGCGACGAGTCACTGGGCCGTCGTGTCGCCGTCAAGTGCCTCAAACCGCTGGGCACGCACCACGACCACTCCTTCACCCGCGTCCTGCGGGAGAGGTTCCGGCGCGAGGCCCGGGTGGCCGCCGCGCTCCAGCACCGCGGGGTGACCGTGGTGCACGACTTCGGCGAAAGCGACGGCGTGCTCTTCCTGGTCATGGAGCTGCTGGAGGGACGCGACCTGAGCCGGCTGCTGGAGGACGCCAAGCACCATCCGCTGCCGGTTCCCGACGTCGTCGACATCGCCGAACAGGTCGCCTCCGCGCTCGCCTACACCCATGACCAGGGCATCGTGCACCGGGACCTGAAGCCCGCGAACATCGTGCGGCTCGCCGACGGCACCGTGAAGATCTGCGACTTCGGCATCGCCCGGCTCGGCCACGACGTCGGCTTCACCGCCCGGCTGACCGGCACCGGTATCGCGATGGGCACCCCGCACTACATGTCGCCGGAACAGATCGGCGGGGACGAGGTCGACCGGCGCAGCGACCTGTACTCGCTGGGCTGCGTGCTCTACGAGATCGCCACCGGCGTACCGCCGTTCGACCTGGACGACGCCTGGGCGGTCCTCGTCGGCCACCGCGACACGGCGCCCGAGCCGCCCCGCACCCACCGGGCCGAGCTGCCCGGGTACCTGGACCGGATCATCCTGGACCTGCTGGCCAAGCGGCCCGAGGAGCGTCCGGACGACGCCCGCGAACTGGGCCGCCGCATCGCCGCCGGCCGCACCGCACCGGGGTTTGTGCCGGCCGGTGCGGTGCCCCGGTCGCGGACGCCCCGGCCCACAGGAGGACGGGCCGCGCTGCCGCTGTGGACCCACGGCATGACCACCGGTCACAAGGCGACCGGCACCGGGCCGCGCTCCACGCCCCCGGACCCCGCCGCCGGCCTGTCCGGCGAGTGGGTCGCGCGGCCCGACGACGGGATCGCACCCGCCCCGGGCGAGCGGCCCGGCCCCGCGCCCACGACGGCCGGCGCGCTGGCACAACGGCACCACGCGGGACTGAGCCTGGGGCGGCTCGGCCGCTGGGCGGAGGCGGGCGAGGTGCACCGTGCGGTGGCATGCGAGCGCGAGCGGCTGCTCGGCCCCGACCACCCCGACACGCTCGCCAGCCGCTACGAGGCCGCCTTCACGCTCAGCCGCACCGGTCATGCCGCCGACGCGCTGCGCGCGTACAAACGCGTCGCCGAGGCGCGGATCCGGGTGCTGGGCGCCGACCACGCCGACACCCTCGCCGTCCGCCAGGAGATGGCGTACGTCCTGGGCCGACTGGGCCGGCACGCCGACGCGCACCAGGTCTACACCTCGGTCCTCGCCGCCCGTGAGCGTGTCATGGGGCCCGACCACCCCGACACCCTGCGCTGCCGCCACAACCTGGCCTTCAACCTCGGCCGGCTCGGACGCCCCGAGGACGCCCACCGGATGGCCCGCGAGGTGGCGGCGGCCCGCGCCCGCGTGCTCGGCCCCGACCATCCGGACACCCTGGTCACCCGCTTCGAGGTGGCCTACGAGCTCGGCCGGCTGGACCGCTGGCAGGAGGCCCTGTCGACCTACCGGGAGGTCGCCGAGGCCCGCGCGAGCGCACTCGGCCCGGACCACCCGGACACCTTCGCCGCCCGCCACGAGATCGGCATCAGCCTCGGCCGCCTCGGCCGCAGTGCCGAGGCCCTGGCGCTCTACGAGACGCTGATCGGCGACCGCACCCGCGCCCAGGGCCCCGAGCACCCCGAGACCCTGCGCGCCCGCCACGGCCTGGGCGTCAACCTGGGCCGGCTCGGCCGCTGGGAGGAGGCCCTCGTCGAGTCCCGCGAGGTGTGCGCCCTCCGCGAGCGCGTTCTCGGCCCGGACCACCCGGACACCCTGGTCAGCCGCCGCGAGGTCGCCGTCGGACTCGGCTGGCTGGGCCGCTGGTCCGCCGCCCTCACCGAGTACCGCCGGGTCGCACGCGCCCGCGAGGGCGTCCTGGGCCCCGACCACCCCGACACCCTCGCCGCGCGCGACGACGAGGCCCACTGCCTGGAACAACTCGGCCGCGGCGCCGAGGCGGTGGAGCTGTACCGCAGGGTCGCGGTACAGCGCAGAGCGGAAGCACACTGA